Proteins encoded in a region of the Streptomyces akebiae genome:
- a CDS encoding DUF6879 family protein produces MELISSAERNQLFESFAEDAFHLELRDDYSVPDEDSPFTSWLRGETVDYSYMEPWTRLIRCVTGEGKTVRRVRVVTEPHTPYIQWEHATTAQNEKAGEEIRWLPRHRLPEGITFPVGGNDWWLYDDRLLAVGHFAPDGRVLGSELIEDPNTVAECVRLRDLLWSAATPHPEYKP; encoded by the coding sequence GTGGAGCTGATCTCCAGCGCCGAGCGCAACCAGCTCTTTGAGAGCTTCGCGGAGGACGCATTCCATCTGGAGCTGAGGGACGACTACTCCGTCCCCGACGAGGACAGCCCGTTCACGAGCTGGCTCCGCGGCGAGACCGTCGACTACTCCTACATGGAACCCTGGACGCGGCTCATCAGGTGTGTCACGGGTGAAGGGAAAACCGTCCGACGCGTCCGAGTGGTCACAGAGCCGCACACGCCCTACATCCAGTGGGAGCATGCCACCACCGCCCAGAACGAGAAGGCCGGCGAGGAGATCCGCTGGCTGCCCCGGCACCGCCTGCCGGAGGGCATCACCTTCCCCGTGGGAGGCAACGACTGGTGGCTGTACGACGACCGCCTGCTCGCCGTGGGCCACTTCGCACCCGACGGCAGGGTGCTCGGGTCGGAACTGATCGAGGACCCGAACACCGTGGCCGAGTGCGTACGCCTACGGGACCTGCTGTGGTCCGCCGCCACCCCGCACCCCGAGTACAAGCCCTGA